In Mycteria americana isolate JAX WOST 10 ecotype Jacksonville Zoo and Gardens chromosome 27, USCA_MyAme_1.0, whole genome shotgun sequence, a genomic segment contains:
- the LOC142421210 gene encoding olfactory receptor 14C36-like — protein sequence MSNSSSVTEFLLLAFADTRELQLLHFWLFLGICLAALLGNGLIITAIACDQHLHTPLYFFLLNLSLLDLGSISTTLPKSMANSLWDTRTISYYGCAAQIFMFVMFVTGEFYLLTVMAYDRYVAICKPLHYGTLLGSRACAKMAAAAWGSGFLSAVGHTANTFSLPLCQGNTIDQFFCELPQILKLSCSDDYLREVGLLVFCLCSGIGCFIFIVLSYVQIFRAVLRIPSEQGQHKAFSTCLPHLAVVSLFISTAMFAYLKPPSISSQSLNLVVAVLYSVVPPAVNPLIYSMRNQELKHSLRKLILWTFFCSHKVPITHHK from the coding sequence atgtccaacagcagctctgtCACTGAGTTCCtgctcctggcatttgcagacacacgggagctgcagctcttgcacttctggctcttcctgggcatctgcctggctgccctgctgggcaacggcctcatcatcacagccatAGCCTGTGACCAGCACCTCCACACCCCcttgtacttcttcctcctcaacctctccctcctcgacctgggctccatctctaccactcttcccaaatccatggccaactccctctgggacaccaggactATTTCCTACTATGGATGTGCTGCCCAGATCTTTATGTTTGTCATGTTTGTCACAGGAGAGTTttatcttctcactgtcatggcctatgaccgctatgtagccatctgcaaaccactgcactacgggaccctcctgggcagccgAGCTTGTGctaaaatggcagcagctgcctggggcagtgggtttctcagtGCTGTGgggcacactgccaatacattttcactaccactctgccaaggcaatacCAtagaccagttcttctgtgaacttccccagattctcaagctctcctgctcagatgattacctcagggaagttgggcttcttgtcTTTTGTTTATGTTCAGGTAttgggtgttttattttcattgttctgtcctatgtgcagatcttcagggctgtgctgaggatcccctctgagcagggacagcacaaagccttttccacgtgcctccctcacctggccgtggtctccctctttatcagcactgccatgtttgcctacctgaagcccccctccatctcctcccaaTCCCTGAATCTGGTGGtagcagttctgtactcggtagtgcctccagctgtgaacccccttatctacagcatgaggaaccaggagctcaagcaTTCCCTGAGGAAACTGattttatggacatttttctGTAGTCATAAAGTTCCCATCACTCACCACAAATGA